The segment TCgacattttaataattattatgtaAAAAAACTGTACAGTATAATTAGGATACTAagcttttatttaaaaacaatatgTCACTGTTTACGCCACTTAtcacaggttggagaccatTACTAGGCTTAAGCTACGAATGACACACATATTTTGGTAAATAATGTTAGACAGTTACGACGTTTGCTTGTAAGTTgcttttttgaattattttaagcCTTCCACAAGGCAAACAAAAGTCCATTGCGAAGAGCATGTCCGTTTTTGAGACATCGCGTGATAGCGAGCAATTCCGAATGAAGCGCAGGAGGAGGAGCGTGTTTCTTTAGGTTTTAGAAGGAATGTCTGTAAAACAATAGCAAATTGGAGCATTTAACACTGCGTAGAGTTAACCGAACGGCGGCATCGTTTTACCTTTTCAACTTTAAATCGATTCATTCAGGCTTATTCTATTCTTGCAATCGAGATGTCTCGACGTCGAGTTGAGTATTGCTAATCGAAACGGGTCCACTTTGTAACTAAACGATGCACGTGTTCTTTCGATTACAGAGTCGATGTTTTGGCAGGTTTGGATTCCAATTTTCTGCGATGAAAAATTAAGCACTGATATGTGTCAAAAtcaatttttatcaattttcaattttctcgTCTCGATTCGAGAAAAAGAATAGAATAATTATCTGAATGAATCGATTTAAACGGGGCattgaaagtttttttttaaatctaacTAAAttgagtgtttgtttgcgaaTAGAATAGTAAATTCAGCAACGTTAATGTATAAGATCGCTAATGAGAGATAGCAACGTTCCCACCGGCGCTCTTGCGGTTCCGTCTAACGTGTCACAAACATCCCATTTGGCTAAGCTCAGCCacaattaattttcatcatgCTGAATTTGAAAACCGGGCTCTGTTAAAATGTATCGGAATTCGCCTGTAACTATTAGGAAATGTATGATgtaggtttctttttttctataaaacATCGTGAATGCGCAATTTTGATAAAAGCCATTAAATAAATCCTTTACATTGCATCGACGCTAGTAAAAGTAATAATGCGGGGGTTTTCTAACACCAGTTTCGGGCCACACTGTACGAGCTGAGGTGAAGCTgcatatttatttcaaaataacTTACGATTAAGAAGTCGCGGCGACATCACACTTCGATCATGCCTCAGAAAAGGTCTTACCAGGGacagcaaataaaaattatcaaaattttgtaaacattttttttaatcatttaagTTTATATCCAAGTCACATATACAACCGCCTACCGCCGGGTAGGTGATTTTAGTGGTGAAAACGGTACATCTTTTGAAACTGCTTGTTTGATTTGCCTGCCAACTGCCATACACACTCGCCTTCCAGAACTATATGGACAGCAGTTTCACGTTTTAATAcatattaatttgaatttttagAACGATTAGCAGCTTCGAACTCAAGAAGAATCAACACGTGAACTAGGattaaatgaaagaaaaacaacaatgtgGCGGACACTCGatattgcaaaagaaaaaatgagGAAAGTTCCCCATCTAAAACTGCATCATAAAATCGACAGAATAGAATGTGCTACTGAACACATGACGTGGAAAGGTGAATGGAATGAGGTATGTTTTCGTGATGTGGTATTGAACATATTTTGAACTATACATTGATTGTAGGTCATTTGGAGTGTTGAAAAAAAGCTCAGTCTTGATGGACCAAACGATTTTTCGCACTGTTGGCCAGATTCGGATGGACAGTGATAAGTACATCCATATCATAGGCAATTATTTGAAATCCTATTTGAATATATGGAACAACAACCAGTTGATATTCCAACAAGAAAACGCTTCCCTACATGCCAGTAAGAAAACAAAGAATTACCTGGAAAGTATGAAAAGCTATCATTCTGAAACGCAGTgtacattttaaaaccgtCAAAAACTATAAATAACATATATAGTAGAAAGGTTTCGCAGAATTACATGttttaacgatttttaaacaatctgtttttatagctttttcAAGAGGTTGTAtaagttttataaaaataagagtcatagtatattttttttaaatatagggtaactgtaccagtatggggcaggttagtgcagcagtttcacaaaaactgtCCGTACGCTTATTGATTTATTATAAATTTACTAGTTtagttttataaattttatggTGCCCATTTTGGTCATTTTGCTGGCAGTTTTAGCATTCTCTTTGGTGTGAGTAGACATTGAAGTTGAGTACGGCTTCGACTGGctcacaaattattatttttctctcgTGCTATTGGATTATTTCTAGTGAAATTGATGATATTTGATACCAGAACTGTCATTTTGTGTGTCGACATACGCAGTGTAGTGTTTTGATCAAATTTTATATCAATATTCAGTAAAatcaaaagtgtgttattgtttcatgtttcggcaggagcccacAGCATTGATTTGTCAAAAATCAGCAAACCACACTTTCATCGTTTTACTGCTCTGGTTCTTTTAATAACGAAATCTGAAGAAAACAATTTGAACTCTGCACATTCTGTTAgatgttttgaaaaatataataaatgataaaaaatataatataaaacttcgtatatgaataacaaatgagcatatctctatttaaaaaaaatatttgttgtGACAATTTTCAACGCGGTTTTTCATAGTTGCACGTTTTTGGTTACCCTGCCGAATACAGGTACACTGCCAaatactggtacagttacccttttatcaaaaaaaaaaacaaaaaaaaaacaaaaaaaaaacaaaaaacaaaaaaaaacaggtaatAACTTTTATGAAAATGCAAACCTAAAAACATTGGTTGTTCAAAACTATAAGTTTAATTTGCCATGAGAGCCTTACCAATTTAGTGAAAAATGGTTCAAAACTGATCCGAATAAACAATAGCGCCTCAAGAACGTTTTTTTAGCAGAACccaagtgtttgtgtttgttacaGATACAGTTAGAGAAATGTAATCATAACTAGATTTTTGTTACAATTTTTCCTGATATGCGAAAACCATCATTATGACCCtaatttacagttttttttttggtggtacACATGACGGTTAATAACAGCTTAAACCACATAAACATTTCATCGTCATTACTAAGGCTAGAGCGCCACTGCAGCAGCGCTCCTCCGTTCCGGTTTTTATTAGTgaacaataataattacaggtttaaaaaacaatcccctccccccctccgcTCCCGAAAACACATCTTCTTACAATGGATTCGTGGGTGGCGCACCGGGCCCGCTGTCGGCCGCGCCGGACGGCTCGAGCCGCTGGTACAGATAGTCGTACAGATCGTCCGGCTCGTTCGCGCCCGCGGCCGGTCCCGACCTCGGCCGCGCCCCGTACCGCACCAGCAGCCGGAACAGCCGCGGCACGGACACCTTCCGCACGGTCAGAAACCGGTACATGCGCACCAGCCGCTCCTGCAGCCCGTCCTCGTTGCAGGTGAAGTAGAGCAGCGGGCGGCCGACCACGCACGCCACcatcagctgcagcagcgccTTGAGCGGCGCGTGCCCCCCGAACGCCCCGCAGCCCCAGTTGCCGGTGGCGATGCCGGGCAGGGGCCGCTGGCCCTCCGGCACGTAGCTGAACCCGACGTACGCCTTGGCGAGCTCGCGCCGCACCGCCCGCTCCTCGTACTGGTTCACCGATGGCTGCACGCGCAGCGCGTCCAGCCCGACGATGTAGCAGCGCCGCCGGCCGCTCGCGTCCCGCGGCGTCCCGTCCCGGTGGTCCGCATCGAACGCGAACGCGGACGCGTAGTTCGCGTACGCGCAGTACTGCTCCGTGCCGAGCACGAAGTACGCCTCGGTTTCGCGCAGCGACTCGAACAGCAGCCGCCCGACGAGCAGCTCCGGATTGATGACGCACCGGATCTCCTCCTGCACGCAGCCGTGCCCGATGACGCCGCCGCCGAGAAACCGGTTCGCGAACACCATCTGCAGCAGCCCGGTGCCCTGGTCCTCGATCGTGCCGTCCGCGGCCACGTGCAGCGGGGCCCGCTCGGCCGAGAAGGTCGCGTCGACCGCGGTCCAGTCGGGCACGGCCGGCTTCCCCAGGCAGCGCCGCTCGTACGTCAGCACGCCGGTCGGCATGCCGCCGGGGCAGCAGACGCGCCGGAAGTAGTGGCACAGGCACTTGATCTTCTCCACCACCGACTGGCTGGTGCCGGCGAACAGGGGCGCAAAGTTGGTGCCGGGGAAGCTCTTCTCCATGCCCGAGCGGGGCGCCGGGAAGGTGCAGAGGAACGCGTTCGCCAGCAGGCAGGCGGCCTGCTCCTGCGTCATCGAGACGGCATGGTTGTgccactgcagcagcagcggcacgggCGTGCGGAACAGCTCCACCAGCCGCAGGGCGAGCCGGACGATGCGCGGCAGCGTCTCGCCGAAGAAGGCGGCCCGCTCCGCCTCGTCGCACTGCTCCTCGAACAGGCGGTGCAGCGCGCCGAACTGGCCGCCCGCCCGGTACTCCGGGTTGTACTGGACGATCGCGTCCGCCAGCTCGCGCGAGCTGCCGATCGGTTTGGCGAGCGCGCGGCACACCACCGTCCACCGGCTCTCGACCGCGTGCGAGCCGTCCGCGTTGCGCATCATGCACCGGGCCATCATCGGCAGGCGCAGCGTGACGCCGCAGGGCAGTGGGGGCCGGGGTCCGGCGTACGGGGTCGGCGGTTTGTCCGCGTCCGGCTGGTACGGCAGCTCGTACAGCACCGTGTGCTGGTCCGAGCGCTCGATCGGCGGGAAGTGGGCCAGCTCGTACGGATCGGTCCGGTGGTGGTAGATCGCTTCCAGCGGGCAGCCACAGTCGCTCGGCTCGGCCGGCCCGCCACCATCCATACCGCCATCCAGGCAATCTTTGGGCGCGAGGGATAGGGAGAGAAAGTTTCAGGTAAATACGTGTACGCAAGGCGCAACTCGTTACAGGCTGCTACGTACCATTCGCTGTGTCCGCTTCCATTGTGCCGGCGGGTGGGCAGGGTGAAGTGCTGTGCTGTCTGTGACCACCCGTCCGCCCGGATCCGTTTCCGCCAACTTGCTCACCACATCCACATGAGTGCtggaaaagggaaagggaCATTAGCACTCCAACAATGGAGGGAAATCGgcaccactcacacacacacacagcctcaCTTCATGTACGTACAAGAATCAGATATCGGGCAACGTGTGTCCGGCAGCGAAATGGAGCGAGCCGAAAATGTGGAAAGAGCCACGGAGCGTGTTGGAAGAGAGCGAACGATCCGTCCTGGGTTAAATTTACGGGATAACTTCGAGGCTCACAGATCGCTCCCCCCCTACGAACGGTGCTGTAAACAAAGCACTGTTGTTGCCCGCCCGCAAAACCggcaaacgtcaaacgtcagTGTGACAGCTGGGTGTACGTGCGCAAGGATCGCCGTTCAGCCCCAAGGTGAATAGACAACGTGTCCTGCAGTCGCTTGCGATAGGCTCACCTTTGCCGTACAGCAACTCGGTTTTCGACGACAAAATTTTTGTATTGTTGCAAAGTGGGCAAGGGCTGTGTAGGAACGAGGTCAAGTATTAGTCAAAATCGGTTTGGCCATCTTGGATGCCATttgagagcgtttctacatacaccgagactgcagctgagagatggctgtgagagaattgacaaccggtttctcacgctggtgtgtgtagaagctctgaaaagtgccgagatgagacttttaaaatgatgttcaaaaaatccattttaatcgctaaaatgaaatcaaaaaagtttcctttactttttaataatgtttctacgattattagacggcaaaaatgcaaactataattgatcgatcgctataaactgccaattcaattttttctcagctccatcgttctttgcgtGCCGAGGAGaattcccaaatagccagctcgtactttatagctgaattagggctgtttaacgaaaaatcgttccgatgtcgtactttgtggctgattaagagatagacggtactttgcggaactatggagctttttaacaggcacatggtactctttggaactttgcggctgattagcactatgtgtagggttcatgatggaacttgaaggcttgttaagaaagggtactgaacttggtggaactttatagcgttttaatgcatgacatcggtacaaggtggctcttgtcaaagtgtcaaagacggaccccggcaataatctcattgctgctgcacaagttagattcgttaattgaagaatgaatattgagtgaagtgattgtgaattatcagtaaattgtgtaaaattttgtgtaattcttcaatacaaaggattaaaaaatatacatatgtgtttaaaccaaacaaatcttgttgtttatttcatcgatgacgcttgcttgaaaataaaacacaaagaaaaataatccctggcatcgtggcataaggaagctgcttaggcgctgtttgaaagacccacatagaactttgatgctgtttatctactgcaaaaggcgaattagagcagcgatctttagcgtgccaaaatgagctgcttaagcaattctggctatttgggttctctcaccgaaaatactgtcagtcgctgtcaaagcatgctgtcagttattttctcagctgcattctcggtgtatgtagaaacgctctgaGTCAAAAATAACAAGGTAACGGAACATGTCGTTATGCTGTAACGCAAGCAAATGTCATATTCCcttaagaaactctatttgatttttaacggCTTTAAGAAACTGTTAATAATCAAATAGAGTTTAACTACTTGGGTTGAGTGatgtgattgtgattgtagtaaattgtgtgaaatttaGTGTAATTCATGAtttaaggatttaaaaattaatacatgtacagtggagcgccgtttatccgggtacttTTTATCCGGTTGTCcatttatccgtgctgttgaaaaatgacAGCTCAATtccaaataaccaaatcggccttaacccactgtaaagccacttcaaacccacgtgggttagtggtggtcgattcagtcgttaatccaccaaattttagaacaatcggagctgtCAGTTCCGATCATATGTATTGACCTTGCCCGCACTTGGcccaccttttccaaacaTGTTGACGAGGAAAAGATGGATCAAAGGCGGGTTAGGGTCAATATGCTTAACAGGATTTTAACACATCGATTACTTTAActcattcacttacatcacaGCATAACGTCGGCAATATTATAAATCTATAAACTGTGCACTGACCAGCAAAATTAATGAGTCCAtttgcaagtaaacaaacacacacaaatatgttttacaacaaacgaaCTTTAACCCACACGTTTAATCGCTTCCTTTGCacaattaaacacattttgggGTGAAACATGTTGAGCAAATTAATTACCCGTGTATAAAAACTTACTTCAACAACATTGAAGTGAGCGCTTCTGTCGCCGTGTggcttaacccaccaaactgacaGTGCTTTGGCTTTGTTGCATGTAACTGAATTTTTAGTACAGGAAATGGCGTTTTTggtatcttggttatttgggtaTACATATATGACATTGCGTGATATTGAAATAATGGTTTACAGAGAATTTTGTCATAACAAAATACGCTATAATTCATGgaacatttcaaatattctcattggaaaaacaTAAAGTTTATAAAACTGGCATGGTTTTACCTAAACATaatattaatttcaaaaacaaaccaggattttgtgataaaataaatac is part of the Anopheles gambiae chromosome X, idAnoGambNW_F1_1, whole genome shotgun sequence genome and harbors:
- the LOC1271636 gene encoding poly(ADP-ribose) glycohydrolase; this translates as MEADTANDCLDGGMDGGGPAEPSDCGCPLEAIYHHRTDPYELAHFPPIERSDQHTVLYELPYQPDADKPPTPYAGPRPPLPCGVTLRLPMMARCMMRNADGSHAVESRWTVVCRALAKPIGSSRELADAIVQYNPEYRAGGQFGALHRLFEEQCDEAERAAFFGETLPRIVRLALRLVELFRTPVPLLLQWHNHAVSMTQEQAACLLANAFLCTFPAPRSGMEKSFPGTNFAPLFAGTSQSVVEKIKCLCHYFRRVCCPGGMPTGVLTYERRCLGKPAVPDWTAVDATFSAERAPLHVAADGTIEDQGTGLLQMVFANRFLGGGVIGHGCVQEEIRCVINPELLVGRLLFESLRETEAYFVLGTEQYCAYANYASAFAFDADHRDGTPRDASGRRRCYIVGLDALRVQPSVNQYEERAVRRELAKAYVGFSYVPEGQRPLPGIATGNWGCGAFGGHAPLKALLQLMVACVVGRPLLYFTCNEDGLQERLVRMYRFLTVRKVSVPRLFRLLVRYGARPRSGPAAGANEPDDLYDYLYQRLEPSGAADSGPGAPPTNPL